Sequence from the Carassius gibelio isolate Cgi1373 ecotype wild population from Czech Republic chromosome A7, carGib1.2-hapl.c, whole genome shotgun sequence genome:
CAACCATTCAGTGTAATTGACAGAAACGTTCTTTTGTGTTCTAAaaaggaaagaaagtcatacagggcTGGATCGGCATGGTGGTGAGTACATGacgacattttcatttttggataaactatccctttaccCACACCTGATTTATATCATCAGCTCATTCAAAGACCTAAAATAGGTGTATCAAAGTCCTTCAAAATACCAGAACCGCTACTCTACTGCATTTACACAGACGGTGAAGCTACAGCCTTATCCTATGAATGAACAAGTGCTGCTCTACTGAGTAACACGATCAATGGCAGGCGGGCTGTTAAAGCTGCTCCGGCAGCCTGAGATTCAGCACAGCACACATGAAAGGAAAGGAATGGTTCAGAGAGTCCTGTGTCTCATCAGTGGTTTGACAAGGCAAGATCACCCTGCTGACTTTCTCTGTGTCTATGGAAAAATAGGCCTGTAAAACAGCACAGCGGCAGATGCACAGTGACAAAGAGATGCTCCCTTCATTTTTTAGGTAAGAGCCAAAACACAACACCACAACATACTGTAAGATCAAATCTCAGGCACTCTGTACCTTATTAACAGTGTCCAAAATCTCCAGCTCAATCGCCTCCTTGTCCACGATTTTCTGACACCTGTAGGTGACCTCTAAGAGACACAAAAAGTATATGGCATGTCATATGATGCAGATTACTTGAATACAATGCAGATACACAAATGTTTAGAGCATGAAAACAGCTTTATAGCATCAGTGAGTTTGTATTTCACTTGTTTTACCCCTTTTATGTTCATACTCTCCAATGAAACGTCTGGTGATGAATCTGACACACAGAGCTGGAGttcaaaagagaaaaacagatcTATTAGAGTCATCAAGATCAACCAATAGTCATTAACCTCGAGaagaaacacaaaaacagcattGTTACCTGTCTTCCCACAGTTATCTCTTCCCAGCACCACGAGCTTCGCCCTCAACATCTTCCGTACAGATTCTGACATGATCACTGTGGATAATACTTTTAGAGGCAGGCCAAATAAATGACCGCGGCTGCTGTTAGTAACAGGTGCTCTTTCTCGGGTTGAGCTTGACTGCACTTCCGCTACGCTAAAGATGATAGATAAATGCGGCAGAGCAGATGCAAATTTGAGTTTAATACAAAGTTAGAATACAAAGCACCGTGTTGAAGAATGAAACAAAGTTCCCCAGAAATACTTACTTTGCTCTCGAAAGTTGTTAAAAGTGTGAGCATCTATATCACTGTGTTCCAGTGGAGACTCTTGTGGAGCTCATATGCTGCAGTCTCTGCTGCTCCTGCGCTCTCCGTCTGTCTGCTATTAGTAATTACATTAGAAatagcgcgcgcacacacacactgcggaCAGCACGTCATTGTTCAGCGTGGTCTCTCTTCTTATTCCACACATTCATCACCGGACTCGACTGAGAGACTCATTAAACAACCCGCTGATTTATCGCCTTTGACAGTCGAGCCTCCGGAGCAGCAGAGACAGAACCATTCATTAACTCAGGCTAAAattaaagctttttatttttgcCCTGATATATCTTTTACTCAGATTACAGAGCATCAGTGGGGATCTTTGAGGAAGATATACTTAGTAGGTAAGTGCTTCtgattatatggacaaaaacatttacaatgtgGAAGAGTTCATGAATAACTAGCAAGAGGTTTGCCTTGTTTGGAAAGTCATTTGTTCCTGTGGAACCTAAGTTTTGAAACATAATGCACTTGACAGAGATATAAATAGACAAAACTACTGTTGATGTGTTATTTATTGATGTCAACATTTTACAGGTCTatgagttttgagtaaaatatatatacttttttattagaattaCAATAACTTGTAATAAAATACACTATTTTCATTTATCATTGCTAAATACTTTTAATTACATTAAGTGTACATTGcttaatactatttttttttaaactccagCTTTGCACTTTTTGTGTTCACATGACCAATAGAGTGATAAACAGCACACTCatgaagggataattcacccaaaaatgccatAATCATTCACTTTGTCATTCTAAAACTTTATGACTTTTCTCTTTTCATGTTGAAAATTAAGACAATATATTGAGAAACAtcccagtgtttttatttatttgtttacttaccatacaatgaaataaattgaactttgaaatatcatcttttgttttccacagaagaaagaggtGTCTCGAAcaagtaaaatgttaaattatgatTAAATGACATTTTCCTAACTGAAATGATTTTGGATGAGTTCCTGTCGAACTCTGAGAGCTTCTGGGTCGACGGGGTCATTGAGATCGATATTCTCCCCTGATTGGTCCGTGGCCTCAGTCCTCTCAAAAGTCCAGGCATCAAGGCCAGACTGCAGGGAAATGTTATGTAGCACACAGCAGGCCTGGATTATATGGGAGCATTTTTCCGGGGAATACTGCAGGTAACCTTTAGCCCCATCCAGACACCGGAAACGTGTCTGAATGGCTCTGAATGTGCGGTCCACAATCTCATGCGTCGTCGTGTGGGCTAGATTATAGCGGTACTCAGCAGGGGACTCTGGACTCTGCACTGGAGTCATCAGCCACTTCTTCAAAGGGTAACGGTTGTCACCTGGAGACAAGAGACAGAAAATACACTGACATTTTCACAGGATACTTTGGCAACGTCAAGAAAAAGTAACTACAGCAACCAAACTATGTGTCTCACCTAAAAGCCAACCTTCATCATTGTCTTGCTCTTCAAACAGCTTTGCCACACTGGATTGCTTAAAGACCGCTCTATCTGTCAGACTACCTGGCCAATGTGTCTCAGCGCTCAGCAGCAGTCCTCTGGCATCACATACTAATTGGCAATTGATTGAGTGaaatccttttttatttacataGGAAGAGTCATCTGCATTGGGAGCTTTAATGGCTATATGTGCACAGTCCACTACT
This genomic interval carries:
- the LOC128016812 gene encoding putative nuclease HARBI1, encoding MAISIAILDCDLLLHGRGHKTLDRFDIETVSDEFLMTTFGFPREFIYYLVELLKDSLLRRTQRSRAISPDVQILAALGFYTTGSFQSKMGDAIGISQASMSRCVSNVTKALIEKAPEFIGFTRDEATRQQSKEEFYRIAGIPNVMGVVDCAHIAIKAPNADDSSYVNKKGFHSINCQLVCDARGLLLSAETHWPGSLTDRAVFKQSSVAKLFEEQDNDEGWLLGDNRYPLKKWLMTPVQSPESPAEYRYNLAHTTTHEIVDRTFRAIQTRFRCLDGAKGYLQYSPEKCSHIIQACCVLHNISLQSGLDAWTFERTEATDQSGENIDLNDPVDPEALRVRQELIQNHFS